From Lolium perenne isolate Kyuss_39 chromosome 5, Kyuss_2.0, whole genome shotgun sequence, a single genomic window includes:
- the LOC127299034 gene encoding uncharacterized protein isoform X2: MPSTESLESLAPGSKRKRSGTSTNVATLGVTTRSRARAQQETQSARTKLDAAGEADGCRKMKLDGSSRRVSPERSKKGKSVLEQSQDSLSWADDDYEYDDYDDDDGSSAVSSPIRVPYKPEETNCDSELAKIYREFCQKINRHHGLPTLYNEHPPNCLVDDSTLLHIREPARKMVLRASQFVVGISSSIDGEPLAQCSGFWIDFDNESRTGTVVTTALLIRTKHPTQDPWFCKDQYASDAKVNVHLRGYITVEGDLLYYQKHYNLAFLRIRLEVDQSVQLPIYSDNVECAQDIFELGRDKHSDLLINHGRVEYSNPTKSERHHHMYIQGPQRDRTYDKGGPVVDLDGKVVGMICSYSRASFIPSSILLKCFHLWRNFRHIPRPHLGLKFDAISLLNPVRVEQILIVCGIDEGLVVREVSGDSPAEKCGIRIGDVIECLNGKSISTTVELENLLLSIMEKSGDGLNSDLDLKIQVYCTRKNVRRVKVLTVNVSDDGEYCVPYCMPLPAGCVVTRPRNSPHRVSQGHNSVTPNEQLSTSRKER, translated from the exons ATGCCGTCGACGGAGTCTCTTGAATCCCTTGCGCCCGGCAGCAAGCGGAAACGGAGCGGGACCTCTACCAACGTCGCCACGTTGGGGGTGACGACCCGCTCGAGGGCGCGCGCGCAGCAGGAAACCCAATCGGCAAGGACCAAGCTTGATGCGGCCGGCGAGGCGGATGGGTGCAGGAAAATGAAGCTTGATGGGAGCAGCCGGCGAGTATCACCGGAGAGGTCCAAGAAAGGGAAAAGCGTCCTCGAGCAAAGCCAGGATAGTCTAAGTTGGGCGGATGATGATTATGAGtatgatgattatgatgatgatgatggctcATCTGCAGTCAGCTCTCCGATTCGTGTGCCTTACAAGCCCGAGGAAACCAACTGCGACAGTGAGTTAGCCAAGATCTACAGAGAGTTCTGCCAAAAAATAA ATCGGCATCATGGATTGCCCACGCTTTATAACGAACACCCTCCGAATTGCCTGGTCGATGATTCGACGCTTCTTCACATCCGTGAGCCTGCAAGGAAGATGGTGCTTCGTGCGTCTCAATTTGTCGTCGGGATTTCATCCTCGATTG ATGGTGAGCCGCTAGCACAGTGTTCTGGTTTCTGGATTGATTTCGATAATGAGAGCAGAACTGGTACCGTTGTGACGACGGCACTTCTTATTCGCACAAAGCACCCAACGCAGGATCCTTGGTTTTGCAAAGACCAGTATGCTTCTGATGCTAAG GTAAATGTCCACTTGCGGGGTTACATCACTGTAGAGGGCGACCTGCTCTACTACCAGAAGCACTATAATCTTGCTTTCTTGAGAATTAGATTGGAAGTGGATCAATCTGTTCAGTTACCCATTTATAGTGATAATgtggaatgtgctcaagacatttTTGAGCTTGGAAGAGATAAACATTCCGATCTACTGATAAATCATGGTAGAGTGGAATATTCAAATCCAACCAAGTCTGAGCGGCATCACCATATGTACATTCAAGGGCCACAGCGAGATCGTACG TATGATAAAGGAGGTCCTGTCGTTGACTTAGACGGGAAGGTTGTGGGAATGATCTGCAGTTATTCAAGAGCGTCCTTCATACCTTCATCAATTCTACTCAAGTGCTTTCATCTGTGGAGAAACTTCCG GCACATCCCTCGACCCCACCTTGGATTGAAATTTGATGCCATCAGCCTTCTAAACCCTGTTCGTGTTGAGCAGATATTGATTGTGTGCGGAATTGACGAGGGTCTTGTTGTTCGGGAG GTGTCTGGAGACTCTCCTGCTGAAAAATGTGGAATTCGAATCGGAGATGTTATTGAATGTCTTAATGGAAAAAGTATTTCTACTACTGTGGAG TTGGAAAACCTCCTGCTGAGCATAATGGAGAAAAGTGGAGATGGCCTTAATTCTGATCTGGATTTGAAG ATTCAGGTATACTGCACGCGTAAAAATGTTAGGAGAGTCAAAGTATTAACTGTGAATGTATCTGACGACGGTGAATATTGTGTACCATATTGTATGCCACTACCAG CTGGGTGTGTGGTCACTCGACCCAGGAACTCACCTCACCGAGTGAGCCAAG GTCATAATTCTGTTACGCCAAATGAGCAGTTGAGCACAAGCAGGAAGGAGAGGTAG
- the LOC127299034 gene encoding uncharacterized protein isoform X1 — protein MLSLLLAGTCNASVGRRPPELRREQCYANFWIVRAPTAGRTEGQCCRSPSLERGRAPDPGMPSTESLESLAPGSKRKRSGTSTNVATLGVTTRSRARAQQETQSARTKLDAAGEADGCRKMKLDGSSRRVSPERSKKGKSVLEQSQDSLSWADDDYEYDDYDDDDGSSAVSSPIRVPYKPEETNCDSELAKIYREFCQKINRHHGLPTLYNEHPPNCLVDDSTLLHIREPARKMVLRASQFVVGISSSIDGEPLAQCSGFWIDFDNESRTGTVVTTALLIRTKHPTQDPWFCKDQYASDAKVNVHLRGYITVEGDLLYYQKHYNLAFLRIRLEVDQSVQLPIYSDNVECAQDIFELGRDKHSDLLINHGRVEYSNPTKSERHHHMYIQGPQRDRTYDKGGPVVDLDGKVVGMICSYSRASFIPSSILLKCFHLWRNFRHIPRPHLGLKFDAISLLNPVRVEQILIVCGIDEGLVVREVSGDSPAEKCGIRIGDVIECLNGKSISTTVELENLLLSIMEKSGDGLNSDLDLKIQVYCTRKNVRRVKVLTVNVSDDGEYCVPYCMPLPAGCVVTRPRNSPHRVSQGHNSVTPNEQLSTSRKER, from the exons atgctttcattACTCTTGGCTGGAACTTGCAATGCTAGTGTCGGCCGCCGGCCGCCAGAACTCAGACGAGAGCAATGCTATGCTAATTTCTGGATCGTGAGAGCGCCGACCGCCGGCCGCACGGAGGGCCAGTGCTGCCGCTCGCCGTCTCTCGAGAGGGGCAGGGCTCCGGATCCAGGAATGCCGTCGACGGAGTCTCTTGAATCCCTTGCGCCCGGCAGCAAGCGGAAACGGAGCGGGACCTCTACCAACGTCGCCACGTTGGGGGTGACGACCCGCTCGAGGGCGCGCGCGCAGCAGGAAACCCAATCGGCAAGGACCAAGCTTGATGCGGCCGGCGAGGCGGATGGGTGCAGGAAAATGAAGCTTGATGGGAGCAGCCGGCGAGTATCACCGGAGAGGTCCAAGAAAGGGAAAAGCGTCCTCGAGCAAAGCCAGGATAGTCTAAGTTGGGCGGATGATGATTATGAGtatgatgattatgatgatgatgatggctcATCTGCAGTCAGCTCTCCGATTCGTGTGCCTTACAAGCCCGAGGAAACCAACTGCGACAGTGAGTTAGCCAAGATCTACAGAGAGTTCTGCCAAAAAATAA ATCGGCATCATGGATTGCCCACGCTTTATAACGAACACCCTCCGAATTGCCTGGTCGATGATTCGACGCTTCTTCACATCCGTGAGCCTGCAAGGAAGATGGTGCTTCGTGCGTCTCAATTTGTCGTCGGGATTTCATCCTCGATTG ATGGTGAGCCGCTAGCACAGTGTTCTGGTTTCTGGATTGATTTCGATAATGAGAGCAGAACTGGTACCGTTGTGACGACGGCACTTCTTATTCGCACAAAGCACCCAACGCAGGATCCTTGGTTTTGCAAAGACCAGTATGCTTCTGATGCTAAG GTAAATGTCCACTTGCGGGGTTACATCACTGTAGAGGGCGACCTGCTCTACTACCAGAAGCACTATAATCTTGCTTTCTTGAGAATTAGATTGGAAGTGGATCAATCTGTTCAGTTACCCATTTATAGTGATAATgtggaatgtgctcaagacatttTTGAGCTTGGAAGAGATAAACATTCCGATCTACTGATAAATCATGGTAGAGTGGAATATTCAAATCCAACCAAGTCTGAGCGGCATCACCATATGTACATTCAAGGGCCACAGCGAGATCGTACG TATGATAAAGGAGGTCCTGTCGTTGACTTAGACGGGAAGGTTGTGGGAATGATCTGCAGTTATTCAAGAGCGTCCTTCATACCTTCATCAATTCTACTCAAGTGCTTTCATCTGTGGAGAAACTTCCG GCACATCCCTCGACCCCACCTTGGATTGAAATTTGATGCCATCAGCCTTCTAAACCCTGTTCGTGTTGAGCAGATATTGATTGTGTGCGGAATTGACGAGGGTCTTGTTGTTCGGGAG GTGTCTGGAGACTCTCCTGCTGAAAAATGTGGAATTCGAATCGGAGATGTTATTGAATGTCTTAATGGAAAAAGTATTTCTACTACTGTGGAG TTGGAAAACCTCCTGCTGAGCATAATGGAGAAAAGTGGAGATGGCCTTAATTCTGATCTGGATTTGAAG ATTCAGGTATACTGCACGCGTAAAAATGTTAGGAGAGTCAAAGTATTAACTGTGAATGTATCTGACGACGGTGAATATTGTGTACCATATTGTATGCCACTACCAG CTGGGTGTGTGGTCACTCGACCCAGGAACTCACCTCACCGAGTGAGCCAAG GTCATAATTCTGTTACGCCAAATGAGCAGTTGAGCACAAGCAGGAAGGAGAGGTAG
- the LOC127299034 gene encoding uncharacterized protein isoform X3, translated as MLSLLLAGTCNASVGRRPPELRREQCYANFWIVRAPTAGRTEGQCCRSPSLERGRAPDPGMPSTESLESLAPGSKRKRSGTSTNVATLGVTTRSRARAQQETQSARTKLDAAGEADGCRKMKLDGSSRRVSPERSKKGKSVLEQSQDSLSWADDDYEYDDYDDDDGSSAVSSPIRVPYKPEETNCDSELAKIYREFCQKINRHHGLPTLYNEHPPNCLVDDSTLLHIREPARKMVLRASQFVVGISSSIDGEPLAQCSGFWIDFDNESRTGTVVTTALLIRTKHPTQDPWFCKDQYASDAKVNVHLRGYITVEGDLLYYQKHYNLAFLRIRLEVDQSVQLPIYSDNVECAQDIFELGRDKHSDLLINHGRVEYSNPTKSERHHHMYIQGPQRDRTYDKGGPVVDLDGKVVGMICSYSRASFIPSSILLKCFHLWRNFRHIPRPHLGLKFDAISLLNPVRVEQILIVCGIDEGLVVREVSGDSPAEKCGIRIGDVIECLNGKSISTTVE; from the exons atgctttcattACTCTTGGCTGGAACTTGCAATGCTAGTGTCGGCCGCCGGCCGCCAGAACTCAGACGAGAGCAATGCTATGCTAATTTCTGGATCGTGAGAGCGCCGACCGCCGGCCGCACGGAGGGCCAGTGCTGCCGCTCGCCGTCTCTCGAGAGGGGCAGGGCTCCGGATCCAGGAATGCCGTCGACGGAGTCTCTTGAATCCCTTGCGCCCGGCAGCAAGCGGAAACGGAGCGGGACCTCTACCAACGTCGCCACGTTGGGGGTGACGACCCGCTCGAGGGCGCGCGCGCAGCAGGAAACCCAATCGGCAAGGACCAAGCTTGATGCGGCCGGCGAGGCGGATGGGTGCAGGAAAATGAAGCTTGATGGGAGCAGCCGGCGAGTATCACCGGAGAGGTCCAAGAAAGGGAAAAGCGTCCTCGAGCAAAGCCAGGATAGTCTAAGTTGGGCGGATGATGATTATGAGtatgatgattatgatgatgatgatggctcATCTGCAGTCAGCTCTCCGATTCGTGTGCCTTACAAGCCCGAGGAAACCAACTGCGACAGTGAGTTAGCCAAGATCTACAGAGAGTTCTGCCAAAAAATAA ATCGGCATCATGGATTGCCCACGCTTTATAACGAACACCCTCCGAATTGCCTGGTCGATGATTCGACGCTTCTTCACATCCGTGAGCCTGCAAGGAAGATGGTGCTTCGTGCGTCTCAATTTGTCGTCGGGATTTCATCCTCGATTG ATGGTGAGCCGCTAGCACAGTGTTCTGGTTTCTGGATTGATTTCGATAATGAGAGCAGAACTGGTACCGTTGTGACGACGGCACTTCTTATTCGCACAAAGCACCCAACGCAGGATCCTTGGTTTTGCAAAGACCAGTATGCTTCTGATGCTAAG GTAAATGTCCACTTGCGGGGTTACATCACTGTAGAGGGCGACCTGCTCTACTACCAGAAGCACTATAATCTTGCTTTCTTGAGAATTAGATTGGAAGTGGATCAATCTGTTCAGTTACCCATTTATAGTGATAATgtggaatgtgctcaagacatttTTGAGCTTGGAAGAGATAAACATTCCGATCTACTGATAAATCATGGTAGAGTGGAATATTCAAATCCAACCAAGTCTGAGCGGCATCACCATATGTACATTCAAGGGCCACAGCGAGATCGTACG TATGATAAAGGAGGTCCTGTCGTTGACTTAGACGGGAAGGTTGTGGGAATGATCTGCAGTTATTCAAGAGCGTCCTTCATACCTTCATCAATTCTACTCAAGTGCTTTCATCTGTGGAGAAACTTCCG GCACATCCCTCGACCCCACCTTGGATTGAAATTTGATGCCATCAGCCTTCTAAACCCTGTTCGTGTTGAGCAGATATTGATTGTGTGCGGAATTGACGAGGGTCTTGTTGTTCGGGAG GTGTCTGGAGACTCTCCTGCTGAAAAATGTGGAATTCGAATCGGAGATGTTATTGAATGTCTTAATGGAAAAAGTATTTCTACTACTGTGGAG TGA